The following DNA comes from Excalfactoria chinensis isolate bCotChi1 chromosome 5, bCotChi1.hap2, whole genome shotgun sequence.
gcagTAAAAGTTAAGGCTGTTTACAGACTGCTGAGCTGACAGTTATGTTAGCCAAGCTATTCTGATCTTCACTGAAATTTAAATATGCCTGAATTTGAATGGAAAATGGATTACAAAGCCAGCTATAAAAGACAAGAATAGTGTGACTGGAAATGTAATGTCAGTGCATTATTGGAAGCTGAAGAGTACTTCCTTGTATTCTCTCGTTTGCTACAAATGACCTGTACAACCCGAAATTTAATTCTAGGACGGAGAAAGCcattacctgaaaaaaaaataaagaactacATGTACCAGTTATGCAAATCTCTCGATCACATACATAGGTAAGAAACCAGGTGCAGCAACCCCTTCACAATAAATGCATCATTCACTGATGTCAGGGTCATTGCTAAGCAGATCCATACAAATACCTGAGGCAGCAGACTGCTGCAGGGTGAGAAAAAGATATCGCCCAGGTGCGAGTTGGTggccagtgctgctgccagcggagctgcaagaagcaattCTGAGAGCGTGGGGGCATTTCCCATCCTCTTGTAACTACACAAGAGCAACAGTGGAACGCTTGAGCTCCCCTTCCTCCActtcccctttcccctctcctgtacctgcagctctgtccagctgtgctgctaaaattacttcttttctctgctgttggTGAGCCTGATGGGAGTGTTAGTTATTTATGGTTGGTttgcttggttggtttttgtttgttttacaattAAGTGGAAGCACTGATAATATTTATCTTTGCACTGAACTCTTCTCTCTGATGTGTTTATATTGGTACAGAAATGGGATATTTCACAGAGATGTGAAACCAGAAAACATATTAATAAAGGTAATGCATTTTGTGTGGAGAATGTTTAACTGAAAGTGAAATGTATTggtatatttttgtttatgcTGAGAAAGTAACACTTCTTTAGGAATACAagcacagtttttatttctatatatctatatatctataatagtatatatattatatatactattataatataatatatgatatatactataatatatattatttttatacttaTATAAGTAACTATAGTATGATAgcattatattatttatattatatataaaaatagaaacattatGTAATTTATATAAATCACATAAAAGGTTGCTTCTAATGCTTCAGTCCTAAGCTAAAGGAATGATGGAACAAGCAGATTTGTTACTGGCACAAACTGGAGGTAGATCAGGTGTGTGAGAGCCTCACTGTGTCCATGCCCACATGTCAAAGccccaaggccaggctggatgggctttgagcaacctgctctagtaGGAAgcatccctgcctatagcagggagattaaaactggatgatcttataagtcccttccaacctgaaccattctatgattctatgaggatTCTATGCCAACCTGCAAAATGATCCTTAATCATGTATCAGTGTATATTTCCCTCTGTGTTGATATAGAGACAAGCAATAGGGTTCagttctgcatctttctttctaGGTTTAATCTCTAAACGTAGTAGAAGTTACCCCCACAGAAGACTGCAGAAGAGGGAGCTTTCAGATTTCTTCACTGGAATCTGTTCTCTCAGCAGTTTCAGAATGTTATTTTGTTAATGCCCATAAAACAAGGATTTTAAAATCCAACTgatgaaatgttattttctggagatatttgtttccctttttttacATCATAGAAGCATTCAGGAGAAAACTGtcacaaagagaagcagaaaccATCCGTTCTATCACTGCTAAACACaagaagtcaaagaaaataacttaatCCAGCCGTCCTGTTTAGCAGGCTTCCTTTCAGTAATTGTCCATATGCTTTTCACTTAACTCTTAGCTCTGTCTTTTAATGATGTAAAGAAAGACATTTCTGCATATTGTGGGACACAAATCTCTTCATCTCTTGGAGCTATGTGCTATTTAAATGCAGTTTCACTGCCATAACGCTCCCCTTGGGCTTTCTGAAATTTTATTCCTTAAGTAATCTGTGATTTCTGTTATGGTGAATACTTCACATGTCTCAGGAAAATCCTTGCCTGAATATTTCCGTGTTTCTAAattcaaaatactttatttttgcagcagAATACCCTGAAGTTAGCAGATTTTGGATCTTGTAGGATGATACATTCAAAGCAGCCTTACACAGAATATATCTCCACACGCTGGTACCGAGCGCCTGAATGCTTGCTTACGAATGGCTACTATAGCTACAAAATGGATATATGGAGTGCTGGCTGTGTTTTCTATGAAATCACAAGGTACCGTGTTCAGTGGAGGGTCTTGTTTATTGTTATCAGGACAATCGAAGGTAAATAACTGAAATAAGGAGCACATGATAAAGTTAATCTGCTCTGTGTTTCCAAAGAGCACTTCGCTGCACGATCAGTCTGCAGGGCTGATGAGGCAGTAATCATCCCTTGTCTGGCACATTATTCACCTTACTGTGCCAGTAGTGAAGCAGCAAGATGTTAGGGAAAACCTTGTACCGTTACCAAATATTTACAAGGAGAATCACCCTGgtcccacagctctgccttcatACTGAATTTTACAGGGATGTACTTTGTCTGCCCTGTCTCTAAAGTACGACTCAAGTCCCAGCACGGGTATCCCTAGTTCTCCTCAGCCCTGTTAATACACCCGATGGAAAATGTTCCCATTTTTTCGTGATTTCTGTGAAAATGGGAGGTGAGAGAAGGCACTCACTCCCTTGCATTTACTAGTTGGTGTATGAAATGGTTCATTTATGTCCTTATGTCCTGTGATATTTTCAAGTTGGGTTCCGGTGAAGGAAGCGTTCAGAACAAAAGTGGATTAAAGGCCTACAGGATTATCAAGGGTGATAAAACCGTAACACAGCAAAATTGTCCTTggtcttcagaaacaaaaagctaaaAACCACCGTGACTGTTTCTCCGGTCTCGCAGTGCCttagcaacagcagcagttctCCATTCTCCTCCCACACTGCTCCTCTCATACGCAACCAGGAGTGGTAacatttgctttgcttctttcttcctcctccacatGGCAAGCGCAGCTGCTGCCATCGCATTAAATGACAACTCTTCTGCTTTGGCTGCTAACTTGTAGAAACTGTTCTCGTTCGGTCAGAAAACTGTTAACAGAAAAATCCCAAACGCGGTGGTTCTCTTGCAAAGTAAATGGGGAACAAATGATTTAGAAATGCCGTGTTTTCCCAATCCGGTTTGAATTGGAGCGCTTTGAAGTTGTGCAAGAAAATTACACGCTGCAAACGAGAGATTTCCTCCTAATTTTAGCTTAATGTAAGAAATTTCAGCCTTTGCAACCACTGCATATTTTCAGAGATCTAATAGATGTGCTCATTAAGAAATGAGGAATACTCCTTGGAAATAAGTGGATTTTAAAGAGTGCAGCTTTGTTGAGGGAAGTTATGGAcaggtttgtttcttcttaaGAGGCTCTTGCAGTTTTTGCTGTTGAACATTTCCCAAAGTCTTTACACTTGAGACCGTATTTTTGCAAGAATCTTGTAATCTTACTCAGCCACGCTTGTCTTTCAAgtcttctcccttcctctggGCTCCTGGATTGCTCAGAGTTCCTTTTGTGGACTGTGCAGTTGTTGCTCCTTCAGCTGTAGCTTCATACTTGGAGTTGGTGCATTTTGGACACCTTTGTCATTCACACTAAGGCCACTCCCACTCCTGCTTGGACTGTGAGATACAGCTGTGCAACAGGAATCAAatctcttctccttcctctccaagCCTTACAAAGACATTCAGAGAGGTGAGCAGCAGCCGTCGGATTGAATTTACCAAGAGTTAAAAGAAGTTTCTCCCTTCTACAAATGGGGctgaatgttttgctttcaagaaCCACGTGGTGCAAAGGAAGAAGCATTTCTTAAGATTACATGCCAAATGAAATGTTCTGCCTGCATGGAAGAAGGGAACATAGGCATGAACTGAATATGTGGACCTAACTTGTTGAGTCAGATTGCTCTATTGATAACATCGTTTTCAAGGACTCTCTGCAAGTTTTATATTAACTGAGGATCAGGCTCTGGAATGTAGTTCGAATTACCAtctctccagtgctgctgcctgaaaaGAACCTGTGTGTAGGAATGGAATGTTtcttataaatatgtatttctttgtgcATACACAGCGAGAGGGACTGCTTGCTTTTGCTGTCTTAAAAGTAGGAAAACGCGCTGTTTTCTGGGACCTGCTACTTtgccagaagaaaacaaaatcctccATCCGTTACCTTTCACAAGGAGGGATGTTGTCCTTATGTTTTTTTACCCCACACCTGTGTGGAAAGGACAACTATGCATTTCTATTTAACAACCCAAACTTCCCTCTCCATCCAAAAATGCAGCTGTAATAATCTGCTGCTCGCATATTATCCTGTAGTTGTTGGCTGGTATTAAAACTGTTCACAAAGAAATAATCCTAAAGTTTATCTTTCTCTTaaatggagggaaagaaaaaccaccCCAACAGCCCGTGACAGTGACGTCACTTAAACTAGTTTAGCTGCCTGCTGTGTAATGCTGCCACCTCGTACTTTGCAGTTTCCAGCCTCTCTTTCCTGGATGTAATGATCTGGACCAAATATCAAAAATCCACGATGCTATCGGCACTCCTGCCAACAGGACTCTCAACAAGTTCAAGCAGTAAGTATGCATTCTCATCGCTGTTCAATATGCTGAGTACGACTGTACAGCTGGGACGTTTCTGGGCAGGGAACCGCCACAAAATTCTCCTGCTGTTGTGACAGCTGCTGACCAAAGAGCGGTGTCTTCTTAATAGCGCTCTTCCCCAGAGACCGTCACACATTCGTGATCCTTGTaggcaaagcagaagaaatccgAGCTTATAACTCTCTTATTTGGCCCTTTCCCCCTGCCCCATACTATGCTTAAGGCCAATGACATAACttgtcaggaaagaaaatattgtcCAAGTATTACTTACCCTACCAAATGATTACCTAACTCCAAttggttttttttcaagtgTAAGTTGCGATTTTGCTGTGCCTTATTTATGAGTAACTGTTCTCAACTTGCTTAACACAGGTCAACAattctgaattttcatttcccttttaaaaaaggaaaaggaataccTCCTCTGGCGCACAGCTTACCTGCTAAGGGATTAACTCTCCTGTATGCAATGATAAAATACGATCCTGATGAGAGAATTGCTGCCCATCAAGCATTGCAGCATCCTTATTTTCAGGAGCTCTGGCAAGTGACTTCAAATCATTTCTATCTTGAACACTAAGATCAAGAAGTGGAATAACACCGTGTGCTTGTTGTTTCAAGTGGATTGAAGTGACGTTTGCTTTCAGTGCAGATACTTAGCTTTTCAATACAATGAAATATCAGTCAACGTAATTCTTTGCACCGAGTCCAAACTTCACCTAAGGCACAACTGAcgtttttcatctttttctcttctttttcccccgAACTTTTTAGGGCAGCTGATACACAAGCTTTGGCCGCACACAAAAAAGTAAGATTACTAGAAAATAAGGTGGGACAAGTACCTCTGTGTTTGTGGCAAACTTCAAAGAGAGCTCAAAGAGAGGTAATGTTTACTTGGAAGTATTGACAGTCCTCTTTGAGGAAGTAATATGTGAGACTGAGCTTGTTCGCTAGGAACAAATGTTTGACTTAAGCTGATTACTTGTTTTCACTCGGTCTGCCTCAAACCAATCATCTTCACTGGGTCTGGAGcagaaccccccccccccaaaccctgCAACAAATGAGTTGGAATTTAAATCAATGTGAGCTTTGTGAGAATTTCCATAAGGAAAACATTgcaccaaacaacaacaaacaagcgAACACGCTGAAACAgggtttgatttgttttgttttctgtaagacATTCTCAGAGGAATTAAACGTTATTTCTCTATCCTGAAAGCATTCTCTTAGGAAAGCCCAGGATAAAGCAAAATGTCAGCATGGACCTTGTGGAGAACTACCATtgctcagcccttctgcagcagccaaCCTGCCTTCCCCTCCTACACCTGCTTCACATAAagttcttcctgcagctcaggaaaGTGGTAaagcctctgtgctgcagcccattAGATCAATCGGATCAAATATGGAGGTACAGATTCTCACTTGCTCATTAAAGTataacaacaaaatacattttttggAGCATATTTCAAAATTCTGTTGTTTCTCCAACagtctgagaaacagaagaccCGTAAATCTTCGCTGAAACATTGCCACTTACCTGCTATaggatgaagaggaggaagttCCTGACCACTTTTAAGGTACTGAgggtgaagaaaaacaagactaTGCAGTGATCATTGTTGAGAGATCCAACAAGAGCCACAGTGCTGTatcttgtgtttgtttctctgtcaGAACCCCCCCGAGCTATAAAGGGCTGCTTACCCAGAGCTCTGGTTCTGCTCCTGAAGATGATGAGATGATGGTATTTAATTCAACACTCTACACTGGACTTTctaaatatatactttttttttttttttccttttagaacCCGACAGAAGAAGGGATTGGTTAAAAATGACAGGAGAGGATTTGCTGAGGTTCAGTTTTAGGAGCGGAACGTTATCTACAAAATACAAGTTTCTGTATTAGATAATAAATGACCACTAAATTCTGGAAGGTATTTACCTCCTGTATTTAATGACTTCAGCCTCAAGCTTTACTGAGAACTTGCAGTTTATGCAAACATAGGTTTGATTTTGATACAGTTAGTGTAACTGGTCAGTATTTTTATATACCTGCCAGTTATAAGGGTAAGCAACTTTTTATCTGTCTCAAAAGCAAACCAGCTGAGACTCTGCTCACATACTTGTCTTAGTGGAGGAATTGCAGGCCAACCACTGATCAGAGAAAagggagacaaacagcagaatgCAACAGCACAGGTAGGAGCTGTTTCTCATTGTAGTTTTAAAGTCATACTGGGTGAAGATCATCTTTCTCCTACTTCTAAGTAGAAAATAATTCCTAACCTTGATTATATCAAAAGTGAGTGTGAGTACATGAAGTCACGGTGACCAGCTGAGTTCTACTGTCCTGCTACTGATATTCATCTTTGTATGTTAGAAGTTCATACTGTTCAAACCAAGCAGGTGGAGAGCTTTAATAGTAATAAGGCAATCCAACTTCTGTTTGAATTTCTAGCATTGGTTTAGATACCGAAAACAAATAGGAGGTGTGATGCTAAGCTTGGGAAACGGAATGAAGGACTGCAGCTCTACAGGCAACACAGTATGAACAGTAACCTCCGGCTTATTACAGGTTTTGCTGTGAGCTTATCCAGTGGTTTGTGCTTTTTCCCTCAGGAGCAGATGATGATGAGAAAAGGTGTATCAGACTTTGTGTATCAGCAGCACTTTTCTCTCACATCAGTATTTGGGCTCACGTCAGTATTTGGGGCTGTTGGTCCATtagaatgaaaaagaagcagactGCTTTGCTATGAAAATTGGGTATGTCATAGGAAGCTCCACTGTggaatgttttcttcatttattttaagctttcaGGTGGATTTTGCACATTTTGGTACACGTGGTGCTTCATGGACGTTTATTTAATAACAAGTTCCTTACTATTCTTCTGGAAACCAAATGTAGTTCCTTGGCTGTTGGATTAGGGGGCAAACTTGACTTTTCCCACTTGCTTTCTAGTTAAAAGACATTcaactttaaaacagaaattggCAAGCATTGTTCCTAAAGTTCTGTGTTGAGATGATGTGTTTCATTATTTGCTTTAAGCTgtcattatttctttcctaGCACATTAAGAGCTCTACACCTTTTGTAGAACTCTACGTTATTTCCAGGTTAAGCTGTTTTCCTCCTAAAATCAGTTTTTCCACAGTGGAGAAAGGACGGGGGGCGGGAGGCTTCCAGGTGATTGCCAAGTGGTAGAGATCCTGCAACAAACCAAAAGCACTCGTGGACTCCTTGTGCGCTGTTCAACTACGACTGGTAGCAGGATGTGCTCCGCAAACAGGTCTGTAAGTAGCTGCTGCTATTACCTGATGTTGGATGCTGTGCTCCctacagctctgttttctgacttgttttttttcctacagctgGTAAATCACAAAAAGTCTTTTAAAGGCCTTTATTACATCATTTCCTCAACTGTTTCACTTGACTCAGGCCATACAAAGCACTCATACAAAGAACTCTGCTCCAGGGAGATAGCTACGTTAGGTTTTGGTGACAAGGTTTATCTGTATTTTAGCAGTTAAACCCAACACGttaataaaacagaacttctgaACAATAATGCTGCTCAGTTTCAGTATTTTCCCCATTCCCAATATTTTAGAAAGCCCCAAGTATATGAGAATTGTAAAGTACGGCTCTGCCTTTAGATGAAGTAGACAATCCAAATGCAGTTTATAAACACATCTGGCACTATCTTACATGCCAGCTGCACGACAAGAATGAGAGATGCAGTTACAAGCAGCGCAGTTGCTCCAGGTTTTCATTCCTCTCCTGCCTAAAGGTGCCTAATGGTGACTCGCAGTTAAAAGTGCTCCACCCAGCTCTGTGGCAGGGAGCAGGATGGGCAGCTGGTTGCTGAATTACAGCGTTGTGCAGAGCCTGTGCCTGCTGTCAGGTACATCCACTCTCGCGCTTGtggcctcagctctgctctgctgaccCAGTGCCCATCTGCAGGATTGGCCAAGAGCTGCGTGTTTCTGCACAGCACTAAGGGCTGCTGGGGACACGAGTCATTGCTGGGGCTTGATACgaggcagcagctctctgtcttttttttccaatcctTGCAAGAAATACCAGAAAACAGTTCAAGTGTTTTGTTACCAGCTGACTTAAAGTTGTGTTTAGACAAGCAGCATTAAACTATACGAATTTGTGGGGAGGTATTTCTGTAATAGTTATCCATTTAAATCTGTTGAATTGTAAACAAGGTGCCTATAAGAGGGAGCAACGAGTTGTCTCAAAGCCGTGTCTTCTGCATGCTGACACCATTTGAGTTTGCCAGGTCAGAAGGTGGCTGTGTCTGCGCCCGCTGGATTATTCACTCCTCAACTCCCGGGACAAACAGGCAGCATTGTGTGCTCACCAAACCCTCACCCCACAAAGCCGACTGCGAGGCTTCCGCAGTGATGGGCTTCGAGATAAACCACGGAGAACGAGAACGGACCAAAGTGACTTCATTTTCCTAGTCAAAATCCAGCTGTATTAAATGTGAAGCAATGTTCCaggtgaggtttgtttttttaaaggaatttgtTCTACAAAGTTTATATGATATTTCTGTACCAAACATTTAATTCAACAAAGGATTGATTACATCAAAACTGATCAAATCTgaacagaaagtaaacaaaaatgcatattCAAGATAgtttaatatgtattttctgaatTAGAAATATCACTTTCTTAAATGACTGAGTTTCTAGTGTAATGATCCATTAATCCCCTCCCATCACTGAGTTAcattatttatacatataataCAGAGCTGATTGCAGTTGGAAAcaacaatattaaaataaatgtttaatagATACAAAGGATCTTCTCTCCACAACATAGTTTTTCTGGTGTTTGGACACcgattttaaagtaattttctaTTAGCATTAAACTATTTAAGTGCAAaacaattctgttttaaaaatctatGATTGCAGCATCCATCTTCCTGAATAACATTTGAAGCCGGAAAGTAATGACTTTCATGTTCTATGAGTGCATTCCAGGCTGTCCTCTCGCCATCTCTGgttaaaaaaatcagtgcaaaaTAAACAATGGTGAAGTACTAATTTAACCATTGAACTTACTTCAATTTAAGAAACATACTTTATTTTAcactatatatattttatttatatatttttatatatagatTAAATTACACCGGACTTTAAAAGtataaagaaaaccaaaaatgttactatttattttcttttcagtgcagcACCAAaggaagctttttctttttaagcatgAAAACTTCCTTGGGTGAGCAGCGCTCAGGATTAGCTGTAAGAAGGACTCGTTACATTATTCCTTTTCCAATTACTATGTGATTCACATAAATCCACGTTATCACTCTGCCACATTATAATTTGTGATGCTCTTTGCCTGAAGAACAGCTCCTGGTTCCATTgccattacttcttgtcctGTGTTCAGAGATTTGCTAGCAGTAGTGTGGTGGCTATACTACAGTTCCACTTGGAGAATTGGCCTGGTTTTGGGATGACAATAAACCctgcaaacaaagcagtttACATTAATCCAGCAAGAGAACCTGAGAGTACTTCTATAAACTTATTAGCCTGCAGCTAAAATTAGTACAATTTAGTTTTACCACCACTTGCTTACTGTAGGAATCAGCACCTGCTTCCCCCACCAAAGATCCTAAGCCACTACTGTATCAGTCAGCAGCACACAAA
Coding sequences within:
- the MOK gene encoding MAPK/MAK/MRK overlapping kinase, with product MNKYKPVCKIGEGTFSDVLKMLSLRDGKYYACKCMKQHFKSIEQVNNLSEIQALRRLSPHPNILMLHEVVFDKKAGCLSLICELMDMNIYELIKGRRKPLPEKKIKNYMYQLCKSLDHIHRNGIFHRDVKPENILIKQNTLKLADFGSCRMIHSKQPYTEYISTRWYRAPECLLTNGYYSYKMDIWSAGCVFYEITSFQPLFPGCNDLDQISKIHDAIGTPANRTLNKFKQSTILNFHFPFKKGKGIPPLAHSLPAKGLTLLYAMIKYDPDERIAAHQALQHPYFQELWAADTQALAAHKKVRLLENKVGQVPLCLWQTSKRAQREHSLRKAQDKAKCQHGPCGELPLLSPSAAANLPSPPTPASHKVLPAAQESGKASVLQPIRSIGSNMESEKQKTRKSSLKHCHLPAIG